A genomic window from Streptomyces mirabilis includes:
- a CDS encoding aminotransferase class V-fold PLP-dependent enzyme: MSVSTTAADQAVCAPLPVLGRDVTVPLVTGGEVTYAALDYAASAPALQRVWDDVAAYAPYYGSVHRGAGYLSQLSTDLFENARRTVAEFLDCRGDDQVVFTRSTTDSLNLLAATLPAGCQVFVFETEHHASLLPWKDAQVTYLDAPRTPQEAVTALERALAARDPHGPALVCVTGASNVTGELWPVRELAAAAHAHGARIVLDAAQLAPHHPVSVRDLDVDWVAFSGHKLYAPFGSGVLAGRADWLREAEPYLAGGGASRKVTRRVDGGVDVEWHESAARHEAGSPNVIGAYSIASACKALTEAGFDTLVAREEQLIGAVRAGLAEVPEVRVLSLFGDDAPRVGVISFVVEGWNSSHFAAALSAEYGIGVRDGLFCAHPLVRTLLGSDPQTQGECGAPEAAPGEKSLNAIRVSFGAGTPDEHVERFVRAVKELVRDGAKWNYRTEDGRCVPAV, from the coding sequence ATGTCTGTCTCCACCACTGCCGCCGACCAGGCCGTTTGTGCCCCTCTGCCCGTTCTGGGGCGAGATGTCACCGTCCCGCTCGTGACCGGCGGTGAGGTCACCTACGCCGCGCTCGACTACGCCGCCAGCGCCCCCGCCCTCCAGCGGGTGTGGGACGACGTCGCCGCGTACGCCCCGTACTACGGCAGCGTGCACCGCGGCGCCGGGTACCTCTCCCAGCTGTCCACCGACCTCTTCGAGAACGCCCGCAGGACCGTCGCGGAATTCCTCGACTGCCGGGGCGACGACCAGGTCGTCTTCACCCGCTCCACGACCGACTCCCTCAACCTGCTCGCCGCCACCCTCCCGGCCGGCTGCCAGGTGTTCGTCTTCGAGACGGAACACCACGCCTCGCTGCTGCCGTGGAAGGACGCCCAGGTCACCTACCTCGACGCGCCCCGCACCCCGCAGGAGGCCGTCACGGCTCTGGAGCGGGCCCTCGCCGCCCGCGACCCCCACGGCCCGGCCCTCGTCTGCGTCACCGGGGCCTCGAACGTCACCGGCGAGCTGTGGCCGGTGCGCGAGCTGGCCGCCGCCGCGCACGCGCACGGTGCCCGGATCGTCCTGGACGCCGCCCAGCTCGCCCCGCACCACCCGGTGTCCGTGCGGGACCTCGACGTCGACTGGGTCGCCTTCTCCGGGCACAAGCTGTACGCGCCGTTCGGTTCCGGCGTGCTCGCGGGCCGCGCCGACTGGCTGCGCGAGGCCGAGCCGTATCTCGCGGGCGGCGGCGCCAGCCGCAAGGTCACGCGGCGGGTGGACGGCGGCGTGGACGTGGAGTGGCACGAGAGCGCGGCCCGGCACGAGGCCGGTTCGCCGAACGTGATCGGCGCCTACTCCATCGCCTCCGCCTGCAAGGCGCTGACCGAGGCCGGTTTCGACACGCTCGTCGCCCGCGAGGAGCAGCTGATCGGGGCCGTCCGCGCCGGTCTGGCCGAGGTGCCCGAGGTCCGCGTCCTGTCGCTCTTCGGCGACGACGCCCCGCGCGTCGGCGTCATCTCGTTCGTCGTCGAGGGCTGGAACAGCTCGCACTTCGCGGCTGCGCTGTCCGCCGAATACGGGATCGGGGTGCGGGACGGTCTCTTCTGCGCGCACCCGCTGGTGCGGACGCTGCTCGGCAGCGATCCGCAGACGCAGGGGGAGTGCGGGGCGCCCGAGGCGGCGCCCGGGGAGAAGTCCCTCAACGCGATCCGCGTCAGCTTCGGGGCCGGTACGCCCGACGAGCATGTGGAGCGGTTCGTGCGCGCGGTGAAGGAACTGGTGCGGGACGGGGCGAAGTGGAACTACCGCACGGAGGACGGCCGCTGCGTCCCGGCGGTCTGA
- a CDS encoding c-type cytochrome encodes MKKLSARRRHPLAAVVVLLLALAATGGLYAAFAPASKAQADTTAQSLAIDEGKKLYSVGCASCHGTGGQGSSDGPSLVGVGAAAVDFQVGTGRMPAQQPGAQIPRKKVIYSQAEIDQLAAYVASLGAGPTIPTKSQVSPEGADIAKGGELFRTNCAQCHNFTGKGGALTHGKYAPSLEGVDPKHIYEAMQTGPQNMPSFPDTTLSEKNKKDIIAYLNAVNGDDTESPGGLELGGLGPVSEGLFGWIFGLGALVAVAVWVAARTAKAKKS; translated from the coding sequence GTGAAAAAGCTCTCCGCACGACGACGCCATCCGCTGGCGGCGGTCGTCGTCCTACTCCTCGCGCTGGCGGCCACCGGGGGGCTGTACGCCGCGTTCGCACCCGCGAGCAAGGCGCAGGCCGATACGACCGCCCAGTCCCTTGCCATCGACGAGGGCAAGAAGCTCTACTCCGTGGGCTGCGCCAGCTGCCACGGAACCGGCGGTCAGGGGTCCTCCGACGGGCCGAGCCTGGTGGGTGTGGGCGCCGCGGCGGTCGACTTCCAGGTCGGCACCGGCCGTATGCCGGCCCAGCAGCCGGGTGCTCAGATCCCGCGCAAGAAGGTCATCTACTCGCAGGCCGAGATCGACCAGCTCGCGGCGTACGTCGCCTCGCTCGGCGCCGGTCCCACGATTCCGACGAAGAGCCAGGTCAGCCCCGAGGGCGCGGACATCGCCAAGGGCGGCGAGCTCTTCCGTACGAACTGCGCGCAGTGCCACAACTTCACCGGCAAGGGCGGCGCGCTGACGCACGGCAAGTACGCGCCGAGTCTTGAGGGTGTCGACCCCAAGCACATCTACGAGGCCATGCAGACCGGCCCGCAGAACATGCCGTCCTTCCCCGACACCACGCTGTCGGAGAAGAACAAGAAGGACATCATCGCGTACCTCAACGCGGTCAACGGTGACGACACCGAGAGCCCCGGCGGTCTGGAGCTGGGCGGCCTCGGGCCGGTCAGTGAAGGCCTCTTCGGCTGGATCTTCGGTCTTGGCGCCCTGGTCGCCGTCGCCGTCTGGGTCGCCGCTCGGACCGCAAAGGCCAAGAAGTCATGA
- a CDS encoding ubiquinol-cytochrome c reductase iron-sulfur subunit — MSSQDIPEENLPAEQVDEHGHGAVALADETNPFADPGLPPHEPRIQDIDERAAKRSERAVAMLFTLSMLATVGFIASYVAIPRDKSIFVFPLGHISALNFALGMTLGVALFAIGAGAVHWARTLMSDVEIADQRHPIEAEPEVKAKVLADFKQGAKESALGRRKLIRNTMFGALALFPLSGVMLLRDLGPLPGTKLRHTLWSKGKLLVNMNTNEPLRASDVAVGSLTFAKPEGLEEHDEDFQLQIAKAALMIVRLQPENIKDKRELAWSHEGIVAYSKICTHVGCPISLYEQQTHHVLCPCHQSTFDLSDGARVIFGPAGHALPQLRIGVNEQGYLEALGDFEEPVGPAFWERG; from the coding sequence ATGAGTAGCCAAGACATTCCAGAAGAGAACCTGCCCGCTGAGCAGGTCGACGAGCACGGTCACGGTGCGGTAGCCCTCGCGGACGAGACCAACCCGTTCGCGGACCCGGGCCTGCCGCCCCACGAGCCCCGCATCCAGGACATCGACGAGCGGGCCGCCAAGCGGTCCGAGCGCGCCGTCGCCATGCTGTTCACGTTGTCGATGCTGGCCACTGTCGGCTTCATCGCCTCGTACGTGGCGATCCCGAGGGACAAGTCGATCTTCGTCTTCCCGCTCGGGCACATCAGCGCGCTGAACTTCGCGCTGGGGATGACCCTCGGTGTGGCGCTGTTCGCGATCGGTGCCGGCGCGGTCCACTGGGCCCGCACCCTGATGTCCGACGTGGAGATCGCCGACCAGCGTCACCCGATCGAGGCGGAGCCCGAGGTCAAGGCCAAGGTCCTGGCCGATTTCAAGCAGGGCGCCAAGGAGTCCGCGCTCGGCCGCCGCAAGCTGATCCGCAACACGATGTTCGGCGCGCTGGCCCTGTTCCCGCTCTCCGGCGTCATGCTGCTGCGCGACCTGGGTCCGCTGCCCGGCACCAAGCTGCGCCACACGCTCTGGTCCAAGGGCAAGCTGCTCGTCAACATGAACACGAACGAGCCGCTGCGCGCCTCCGACGTCGCCGTCGGCTCGCTCACCTTCGCCAAGCCCGAGGGCCTGGAGGAGCACGACGAGGACTTCCAGCTCCAGATCGCCAAGGCGGCCCTGATGATCGTCCGGCTCCAGCCGGAGAACATCAAGGACAAGCGTGAGCTCGCCTGGTCGCACGAGGGCATCGTGGCGTACTCGAAGATCTGCACCCACGTCGGTTGCCCGATCTCTCTGTACGAGCAGCAGACGCACCACGTGCTCTGCCCCTGCCACCAGTCCACCTTCGACCTCTCCGACGGTGCCCGAGTGATCTTCGGCCCGGCCGGTCACGCCCTGCCGCAGCTGCGCATCGGTGTGAACGAACAGGGCTACCTCGAAGCGCTCGGCGACTTCGAAGAGCCCGTCGGTCCTGCCTTCTGGGAGCGCGGATGA
- a CDS encoding rhomboid family intramembrane serine protease: MISTWGTAVGRTMRGQSAPVTYGLIFLCCLIFLIGPASGLNPSFGSGDALVVAQRAYFRRWGVIPAELFDGTPSAWLTPATALFIHGSWLHLLGNMLFFYVFGAMTEERMGHIQFAVFYVVCGYLALLGYAIANSGSEQSLVGASGAISAVLGAFLYLFPRARVTSLFPFLFFLPLRFPAWVVLPFWVTLQWLAAGRSPSGPGVAYLAHLVGFSLGFVYAWVRFGRPTRVKTPAAAPEGENQP; encoded by the coding sequence ATGATCAGCACCTGGGGTACGGCGGTCGGCAGGACGATGCGCGGTCAGTCCGCGCCGGTGACGTACGGGCTGATCTTCCTGTGCTGCCTGATCTTCCTGATCGGTCCCGCCTCGGGACTCAATCCGTCGTTCGGCAGCGGGGACGCGCTGGTGGTCGCCCAGCGGGCCTACTTCCGGCGCTGGGGCGTGATCCCCGCCGAGCTCTTCGACGGGACCCCGAGCGCCTGGCTCACCCCGGCCACGGCCCTGTTCATCCATGGCAGCTGGCTCCACCTCCTGGGCAACATGCTCTTCTTCTACGTCTTCGGAGCGATGACCGAGGAACGCATGGGCCACATCCAGTTCGCCGTCTTCTACGTGGTCTGCGGCTACCTCGCTCTGCTGGGTTACGCGATCGCCAATTCCGGCTCCGAGCAGTCCCTGGTCGGCGCCTCGGGGGCGATCTCCGCGGTCCTCGGAGCGTTCCTGTACCTGTTCCCCAGGGCCCGGGTGACCAGTCTCTTCCCGTTCCTCTTCTTCCTGCCGCTGCGCTTCCCCGCCTGGGTCGTGCTGCCCTTCTGGGTGACCCTGCAATGGCTGGCGGCGGGCCGCAGCCCCTCGGGCCCCGGGGTCGCCTATCTGGCCCACCTGGTGGGCTTCTCGCTGGGGTTCGTCTACGCGTGGGTGCGGTTCGGGCGGCCGACTAGAGTGAAAACCCCAGCAGCAGCCCCCGAGGGAGAAAACCAGCCGTGA
- the trpD gene encoding anthranilate phosphoribosyltransferase encodes MSAVNPAGGNTAAGRSWPVVLNGLLEGRDQSADDTAWAMDRIMSGEATDAQIAGFAVALRAKGETVEEISGLVRTMYEHANVIEVPGDTVDIVGTGGDGAKTVNISTMSSIVVAGTGAKVVKHGNRAASSASGASDVLEKLGVNLDLTTKRVAEVAEEAGITFCFAVKFHPALRHVAAARGQLGIRTTFNVLGPLTNPARVRAQAVGVADLRMAPIVAGVFAERGNSSLVFRGDDGLDELTTTATSRVWIVRDGKVTEERFDPRDVGLELVPVEALRGADASYNADVARRLLNGETGPVRDAVLLNSAAALVALSPTDAPLADQLRAGMAKAAEAIDSGAAKRTLERWVAASQS; translated from the coding sequence ATGAGCGCTGTGAACCCCGCTGGAGGCAACACCGCGGCGGGCCGTTCCTGGCCCGTGGTGCTGAACGGCCTGCTCGAGGGCCGCGACCAGAGCGCGGACGACACGGCCTGGGCGATGGACCGGATCATGAGCGGCGAGGCGACGGACGCGCAGATCGCCGGGTTCGCGGTGGCGCTGCGGGCCAAGGGCGAGACGGTCGAGGAGATCTCCGGTCTCGTCCGGACGATGTACGAACACGCCAATGTGATCGAGGTGCCGGGGGACACCGTCGACATCGTCGGTACGGGCGGTGACGGCGCGAAGACGGTGAACATCTCCACGATGTCGTCGATCGTCGTCGCCGGGACCGGCGCCAAGGTCGTCAAGCACGGCAACCGGGCCGCGTCCTCCGCGTCCGGCGCCTCGGACGTCCTCGAGAAGCTCGGCGTCAATCTGGACCTGACGACGAAGCGGGTGGCCGAGGTCGCGGAGGAGGCCGGGATCACCTTCTGCTTCGCGGTGAAGTTCCACCCGGCGCTGCGTCATGTCGCGGCGGCGCGGGGGCAGTTGGGGATCCGGACCACGTTCAACGTGCTGGGTCCGCTGACGAACCCGGCGCGGGTGAGGGCACAGGCCGTCGGAGTCGCGGACCTGCGCATGGCACCGATCGTGGCGGGCGTGTTCGCCGAGCGCGGCAACTCCTCGCTCGTCTTCCGCGGCGACGACGGCCTGGACGAGCTGACCACCACCGCGACGTCCCGGGTCTGGATCGTCCGCGACGGCAAGGTCACCGAGGAGCGGTTCGACCCGCGTGACGTCGGCCTCGAACTCGTCCCCGTGGAGGCCCTGCGCGGCGCCGACGCGTCCTACAACGCGGACGTCGCCCGTCGCCTGCTCAACGGTGAGACGGGGCCCGTACGGGACGCCGTGCTGCTGAACTCCGCGGCGGCCCTCGTCGCCCTGTCCCCGACCGACGCACCGCTCGCGGACCAGCTCCGCGCCGGGATGGCGAAGGCGGCGGAGGCGATCGACTCGGGGGCGGCGAAGCGGACGCTGGAACGCTGGGTGGCTGCGAGCCAGTCGTAG
- a CDS encoding Lrp/AsnC family transcriptional regulator: MITAIVLIKTSVDRIPEIAESIAALDSVSEVFSVTGTYDLIAMVRVKAHDDLADVIPGKISKIPGVEGTDTHVAFRTYSQHDLEAAFAIGLDS; this comes from the coding sequence GTGATCACCGCGATCGTGCTCATCAAGACCAGCGTGGACCGGATCCCCGAGATCGCCGAGTCGATCGCCGCGCTGGACAGTGTCAGCGAGGTCTTCTCCGTCACCGGTACGTACGACCTGATCGCCATGGTCCGGGTGAAGGCCCACGACGACCTGGCGGACGTCATCCCCGGCAAGATCAGCAAGATCCCCGGCGTCGAGGGGACGGACACCCACGTCGCGTTCCGCACGTACTCCCAGCACGACCTGGAGGCGGCGTTCGCCATCGGCCTCGACAGCTAG
- a CDS encoding ubiquinol-cytochrome c reductase cytochrome b subunit, translated as MSTTTTSDSRPSREKAPAGEKVADWADGRLGIYSLAKSNMRKIFPDHWSFMLGEICLYSFIIIILTGVYLTLFFHPSMNEVTYHGSYVPLQGQLMSEAFNSTMHISFEVRGGLLVRQIHHWAALIFLAGMFVHMMRVFFTGAFRKPREVNWLFGFLLFVLGMFTGFTGYSLPDDLLSGTGVRFMEGAVLSVPVVGTYLAFFLFGGQFPGGDFVARFYSVHILLLPGIMLGLVVGHLILVFYHKHTQFAGPGKTNNNVVGMPLLPVYMAKAGGFFFLVFGVIAAIAAIASINPIWSMGPYRPDMVSTGAQPDWYMGFSEGLIRVMPGWEINVWGHTLVLGVFIPLVIFPLVLVAIAVYPFIESWVTGDKREHHILDRPRNVPTRTAFGAAWISWYFVLLVGGGNDIWATHFHLSINSITWFVRIGFFVVPVIVFVITKRVCLGLQRRDRDKVLHGRESGIIKRLPHGEFIEVHEPLSQDALHTLTAHEQYQPAVIGATVDENGVERKVKGSERLRSKLSEGFYGEDSQIPKPTVEEYKEITSGHGHH; from the coding sequence ATGAGCACTACCACCACTTCCGACTCGCGCCCCTCGCGCGAGAAGGCTCCGGCCGGCGAGAAAGTCGCCGACTGGGCCGATGGACGGCTCGGGATCTACTCCCTGGCCAAGTCCAACATGCGCAAGATCTTCCCCGACCACTGGTCGTTCATGTTGGGTGAGATCTGCCTCTACAGCTTCATCATCATCATCCTCACGGGTGTGTACCTGACGCTGTTCTTCCACCCGTCGATGAACGAGGTCACGTACCACGGCAGCTACGTCCCCCTGCAGGGACAGCTGATGTCCGAGGCGTTCAACTCGACCATGCACATCTCCTTCGAGGTGCGCGGTGGTCTGCTGGTCCGGCAGATCCACCACTGGGCGGCGCTGATCTTCCTCGCCGGCATGTTCGTGCACATGATGCGTGTGTTCTTCACGGGTGCGTTCCGCAAGCCGCGTGAGGTCAACTGGCTGTTCGGCTTCCTGCTGTTCGTCCTGGGCATGTTCACCGGCTTCACCGGTTACTCGCTCCCGGACGACCTGCTCTCCGGCACCGGTGTCCGCTTCATGGAGGGCGCGGTCCTGTCCGTGCCCGTCGTCGGCACGTACCTGGCGTTCTTCCTCTTCGGCGGGCAGTTCCCGGGCGGCGACTTCGTCGCGCGGTTCTACTCGGTCCACATCCTGCTGCTGCCGGGCATCATGCTCGGCCTGGTGGTCGGCCACCTGATCCTGGTCTTCTACCACAAGCACACGCAGTTCGCGGGCCCCGGAAAGACGAACAACAACGTCGTCGGAATGCCGCTGCTGCCGGTGTACATGGCCAAGGCGGGAGGCTTCTTCTTCCTGGTCTTCGGTGTCATCGCGGCCATCGCGGCGATCGCCTCGATCAACCCGATCTGGTCCATGGGCCCCTACCGTCCGGACATGGTGTCCACGGGCGCCCAGCCCGACTGGTACATGGGCTTCTCCGAGGGCCTGATCCGTGTCATGCCGGGCTGGGAGATCAACGTCTGGGGTCACACGCTCGTGCTGGGCGTGTTCATCCCGCTGGTGATCTTCCCGCTGGTCCTGGTCGCGATCGCGGTCTACCCGTTCATCGAGTCCTGGGTCACCGGCGACAAGCGCGAGCACCACATCCTGGACCGCCCGCGCAACGTCCCGACCCGGACCGCGTTCGGCGCCGCCTGGATCAGCTGGTACTTCGTCCTGCTCGTCGGTGGCGGCAACGACATCTGGGCCACGCACTTCCACCTGTCGATCAACTCGATCACCTGGTTCGTGCGCATCGGCTTCTTCGTCGTGCCGGTCATCGTGTTCGTCATCACCAAGCGGGTCTGCCTCGGCCTCCAGCGCCGCGACAGGGACAAGGTGCTGCACGGCCGCGAGTCGGGCATCATCAAGCGCCTGCCGCACGGTGAGTTCATCGAGGTGCACGAGCCGCTCAGCCAGGACGCCCTGCACACGCTCACCGCGCACGAGCAGTACCAGCCGGCCGTGATCGGCGCGACGGTCGACGAGAACGGTGTCGAGCGCAAGGTGAAGGGCTCGGAGAGGCTGCGCTCCAAGCTCAGCGAGGGCTTCTACGGGGAGGACAGCCAGATCCCGAAGCCCACGGTCGAGGAGTACAAGGAGATCACGAGCGGCCACGGCCACCACTGA
- a CDS encoding cytochrome c oxidase subunit 4, whose product MKVQGKMFLWLAAFILVIAIVYGVWSKEPAGTTALFLAFGLSVMIGYYLAFTARRVDQLAQDNDEADVADEAGEVGFFSPHSWQPLALGVGGAIAFMAVVFGWWLLYFGFPLILIGLWGWVFEYYHGENRTQ is encoded by the coding sequence GTGAAGGTCCAAGGCAAGATGTTCCTCTGGCTGGCTGCCTTCATCCTCGTCATCGCGATCGTCTATGGCGTGTGGTCGAAGGAGCCGGCCGGCACCACGGCGCTCTTCCTGGCTTTCGGTCTGAGCGTGATGATCGGCTACTACCTGGCCTTCACGGCCCGGCGGGTCGACCAGCTGGCGCAGGACAACGACGAGGCCGATGTCGCGGACGAGGCCGGCGAGGTGGGCTTCTTCAGCCCGCACAGCTGGCAGCCGCTCGCGCTCGGCGTCGGCGGTGCGATCGCCTTCATGGCCGTCGTCTTCGGCTGGTGGCTGCTGTACTTCGGGTTCCCGCTCATCCTGATCGGTCTGTGGGGCTGGGTCTTCGAGTACTACCACGGTGAGAACCGCACCCAGTAG
- a CDS encoding cytochrome c oxidase subunit 3, translated as MSVVATATTVETGHAHPSVNRPNLTSVGTIIWLSSELMFFAALFAMYFTLRSVTGPDHWKEMASHLNFPFSASNTTILVLSSLTCQLGVFAAERGDVKKLRMWFTVTFVMGAIFIGGQIFEYTELVKKDGLSLSSDPYGSVFYLTTGFHGMHVTGGLIAFLFVLGRTYAAKRFTHEQATAAIVVSYYWHFVDVVWIGLFATIYMIK; from the coding sequence ATGTCGGTCGTGGCGACAGCAACGACAGTAGAAACCGGGCACGCGCACCCGTCGGTCAATCGGCCGAACCTCACCAGCGTCGGAACCATCATCTGGCTGAGTTCCGAGCTGATGTTCTTCGCGGCCCTCTTCGCGATGTACTTCACCCTGCGATCAGTGACCGGACCGGATCACTGGAAGGAGATGGCGAGCCATCTCAACTTCCCGTTCTCGGCCTCGAACACCACGATCCTGGTGCTCTCCTCCCTGACCTGCCAGCTCGGCGTGTTCGCCGCCGAGCGCGGGGACGTGAAGAAGCTCCGGATGTGGTTCACCGTCACGTTCGTGATGGGTGCGATCTTCATCGGCGGTCAGATCTTCGAGTACACCGAGCTGGTCAAGAAGGACGGGCTCTCGCTCTCCTCCGACCCGTACGGCTCGGTGTTCTACCTGACCACCGGTTTCCACGGCATGCACGTGACGGGTGGACTCATCGCCTTCCTGTTTGTCCTCGGTCGTACCTACGCGGCCAAGAGGTTCACTCACGAGCAGGCAACCGCAGCCATCGTCGTGTCCTACTACTGGCACTTCGTCGATGTCGTCTGGATCGGCCTCTTCGCCACGATCTACATGATCAAGTAA
- a CDS encoding response regulator transcription factor codes for MQPTATVLVYSDDSNTRGQVRLATGRRPAPDVPQVEFVECATPAAVLTELDKGGIDVCVLDGEAVPMGGMGVCRQIKDEIFNCPPVLVLIGRPQDAWLATWSRADAAVTLPVDPVEFASALASLLRRKALLGA; via the coding sequence ATGCAGCCGACCGCCACGGTGCTGGTCTACAGCGACGACTCCAACACCCGGGGGCAGGTGCGGCTGGCGACCGGCCGCAGACCGGCCCCCGACGTCCCCCAGGTCGAGTTCGTCGAGTGCGCCACGCCCGCCGCCGTCCTGACGGAGCTGGACAAGGGCGGGATCGACGTCTGTGTGCTGGACGGCGAGGCGGTTCCGATGGGCGGCATGGGCGTCTGCCGGCAGATCAAGGACGAGATCTTCAACTGCCCGCCCGTGCTGGTGCTCATCGGGCGTCCTCAGGACGCCTGGCTGGCCACGTGGAGCCGTGCGGACGCGGCGGTGACCCTTCCGGTGGACCCGGTCGAGTTCGCCTCCGCGTTGGCCTCGCTGCTCCGCCGCAAGGCCCTTCTGGGCGCCTGA
- a CDS encoding L,D-transpeptidase — MNHAPRIRTVVSRTTLVVALGAAAAACGGSGHPLSARPYDAAGQLSFTDVVGDSRKVDPDKPLEITSKGDDERITDVTAFDASGRYVAGELAADGSRWHSTSPLAAGAHYTVHVSTEDEDGAPGRQIVDFETTAPTTNKPLGVTLGPASGEYGVGQPITAELSAPVKDKAARAIVEGALKVDSVPAVEGAWHWVDDKTLHYRPKEYWPIHATIQAHSNLKGIKVADRLWGGDAKPLTLTTGDRFVAVTDAAAHSMTIYKNDQVINQIPVTTGKPGYETRNGVKVVLSKEPYVRMRGTTVGIAEGSADSYDLPVYWATRVTWSGEYVHAAPWSVGEQGSANVSHGCTGMSTSNAEWFFKNVRPGDIVKVQNSNGDAMTPFNNGFGDWNVAWKDWRNGSALTAGTPEGPKLTDRARLRPESV; from the coding sequence ATGAATCACGCACCGCGAATCCGCACGGTCGTCAGCCGCACCACGCTGGTGGTCGCCCTCGGCGCGGCCGCCGCTGCCTGCGGCGGAAGCGGCCACCCGCTCTCCGCCAGGCCGTACGACGCGGCGGGTCAGCTCTCCTTCACCGACGTGGTCGGCGACAGCCGCAAGGTCGACCCGGACAAGCCCCTGGAAATCACCTCCAAGGGCGACGACGAGCGCATCACCGATGTGACGGCCTTCGACGCGTCGGGGCGCTATGTGGCGGGCGAACTCGCCGCCGACGGCTCCCGATGGCACAGCACCTCACCACTGGCCGCGGGCGCCCACTACACGGTGCACGTGAGCACGGAGGACGAGGACGGCGCCCCCGGCCGCCAGATCGTCGACTTCGAGACCACCGCGCCCACCACGAACAAGCCCCTGGGCGTGACCCTGGGGCCCGCCTCGGGCGAGTACGGCGTCGGTCAGCCCATCACCGCCGAACTCAGTGCCCCGGTCAAGGACAAGGCCGCTCGCGCGATCGTCGAAGGAGCCCTGAAGGTCGACTCCGTGCCCGCCGTGGAGGGCGCCTGGCACTGGGTGGACGACAAGACGCTGCACTACCGTCCCAAGGAGTACTGGCCCATCCACGCCACCATCCAGGCCCACAGCAACCTGAAGGGCATCAAGGTCGCCGACCGGCTCTGGGGCGGCGACGCGAAGCCCCTGACGCTCACCACCGGGGACCGCTTCGTCGCCGTCACGGACGCCGCCGCGCACTCCATGACGATCTACAAGAACGACCAGGTGATCAACCAGATCCCCGTGACCACCGGCAAGCCGGGCTACGAGACCCGCAACGGTGTCAAGGTCGTACTGAGCAAGGAGCCCTACGTACGCATGCGCGGTACCACCGTCGGTATCGCCGAGGGCAGCGCGGACTCCTACGACCTGCCCGTCTACTGGGCGACCCGGGTCACCTGGAGCGGCGAGTACGTGCACGCCGCGCCCTGGTCGGTGGGGGAGCAGGGGTCCGCCAACGTCAGCCACGGCTGCACCGGGATGAGCACCAGCAACGCGGAGTGGTTCTTCAAGAACGTCCGACCGGGCGACATCGTGAAGGTCCAGAACTCCAACGGCGACGCGATGACCCCGTTCAACAACGGCTTCGGCGACTGGAACGTCGCCTGGAAGGACTGGCGCAACGGCAGCGCCCTGACGGCGGGCACCCCGGAGGGCCCGAAGCTGACGGACCGGGCCCGCCTGCGCCCCGAGTCCGTGTGA